One part of the Prunus persica cultivar Lovell chromosome G5, Prunus_persica_NCBIv2, whole genome shotgun sequence genome encodes these proteins:
- the LOC18776528 gene encoding uncharacterized GPI-anchored protein At4g28100 — translation MSPANPPLFTIFCFLCTLFPAFPGAPIPDPAPSPVQSSFLPTRTPYPPAATIPAFPEQSDIAGCPLHLPNELFHGIKSACSATKGDSLGKLQHSRCCPVLAAWLYDAYSATALGGGGRVGPAAAGNSNTTYDPPLLPDDSETCVQDLGEALKTRGIELIKPNETCDVVYCYCGIRLHPLSCPEAFSVNQRGKLVGDASVKRLERNCLSSSGFPGLGGCSKCLKSLHLLNKKKTFNSSKLEDRTTKMHNKDCQLMGLTWLLAKNRTAYIHTVTSVFRAIMVSADGSDPQSCTLNSDGMPLAVDSSEISDNSSSSILAASISLCVMSLSFLFVQLTLRSNQS, via the exons ATGTCCCCAGCAAACCCACCGCTCTTCACCATCTTCTGCTTCCTCTGCACTCTCTTCCCTGCCTTCCCGGGTGCACCCATACCCGACCCGGCCCCGTCCCCAGTCCAGTCGTCATTCCTCCCAACCCGAACTCCATATCCCCCTGCTGCTACAATCCCTGCATTCCCAGAACAATCTGACATAGCCGGGTGCCCGCTCCACCTCCCAAATGAGCTCTTTCACGGCATAAAGTCCGCATGCTCCGCCACAAAAGGCGACTCCTTAGGGAAGCTGCAGCACAGCAGGTGCTGCCCTGTGCTTGCGGCGTGGCTTTATGATGCCTACTCTGCCACCGCCCTCGGCGGAGGCGGCAGAGTGGGCCCAGCAGCGGCGGGTAACAGCAACACCACTTATGACCCGCCATTGCTGCCAGATGACTCAGAAACTTGCGTTCAGGACCTGGGCGAGGCGCTGAAAACCAGAGGAATAGAACTGATCAAGCCAAATGAGACGTGTGATGTGGTGTATTGTTATTGTGGGATAAGATTGCACCCTTTGAGTTGTCCTGAGGCATTTTCAGTGAACCAAAGGGGGAAACTTGTTGGGGATGCGAGCGTGAAGCGGTTGGAGAGAAATTGCTTGAGCAGCAGTGGATTTCCGGGTCTTGGTGGCTGCTCCAAATGCTTGAAAAGCCTCCACCTT CTTaacaagaagaagactttCAATTCAAGCAAATTAGAGGACAGGACCACCAAAATGCACAACAAAGATTGTCAACTGATGGGTCTCACATGGCTACTTGCTAAGAATCGAACGGCTTACATCCACACAGTTACATCTGTGTTCCGGGCCATCATGGTAAGCGCCGATGGCTCCGATCCTCAATCGTGCACTCTCAACAGTGATGGAATGCCTCTAGCCGTCGATTCTTCTGAAATATCTGATAATTCCTCATCCAGTATCCTTGCAgcttccatctctctctgCGTCATGtcactttctttcttatttgtgCAGCTTACCCTACGCTCCAACCAAAGTTAG
- the LOC18776270 gene encoding laccase-1, with protein sequence MEGLIQHYGLFVVMLMILAGALPSGFSQTTRHFQFNVEWKNVTRLCSTKPLLTVNGEYPGPTIAVHEGDHVEIKVTNHIADNTTIHWHGIRQLRTGWADGPAYITQCPIRGGKSYTYKFTVQYQRGTLWWHAHYAWQRASVYGAFIIHPRMPFPFSAPIQDEFPIIFGEWWIGDVDEVENEMVKYGGGPNISDAYTINGLPGPFYPCSNKDTFIKTVEHGKTYLLRIINAALNDELFFAVANHTLTVVEIDAVYTKPFTATAIMVAPGQTTNVLLTANQVPDSSGTFLMAAWPYLTSVFPFDNSTTAGFLRYKNTVTENIKHPQKMPSTFEPNKYNLPKMEDTMFVTKFSDKLRSLASPQYPCTVPKTIDKRVVTVVSLNLQDCPANKTCKGYEDKRFFASMNNQSFVRPSLSILESHYNKLRNNEYSTDFPEKPLKPFDYTGVDPASENMNTQFSTKILEVPYGTNLEIVLQGTSFLNVENHPIHVHGHNFFIVGRGFGNFNVAKDPTKYNLIDPPERNTVAVPTGGWAAIRFKADNPGVWFIHCHLEEHTSWGLASGLIVQNGPRASQRVLPPPKDLPSC encoded by the exons ATGGAGGGTTTAATCCAGCATTATGGGTTATTTGTGGTAATGCTAATGATACTTGCTGGGGCTTTACCATCTGGTTTTTCGCAAACAACCCGACActttcaatttaat GTTGAGTGGAAGAATGTAACCCGTTTGTGCAGCACAAAGCCACTTCTAACAGTGAACGGAGAGTATCCTGGGCCAACCATTGCTGTCCATGAAGGTGATCATGTTGAAATTAAGGTGACTAATCACATTGCAGACAACACCACCATCCACTG GCATGGTATAAGGCAACTAAGAACAGGATGGGCAGACGGTCCAGCTTATATCACACAATGTCCCATAAGAGGTGGCAAGTCCTACACCTACAAGTTCACTGTACAATACCAAAGAGGCACTCTTTGGTGGCATGCACATTATGCTTGGCAACGAGCTTCTGTTTATGGCGCCTTTATCATCCATCCGCGGATGCCGTTTCCATTTTCAGCTCCAATTCAAGATGAATTCCCCATTATATTTG GTGAATGGTGGATTGGAGATGTAGATGAAGTGGAAAATGAAATGGTGAAGTATGGAGGTGGGCCTAATATTTCAGATGCTTATACCATAAACGGTTTGCCAGGACCATTCTATCCTTGCTCCAACAAAG ATACCTTCATCAAAACTGTGGAACATGGCAAAACTTACCTGCTTAGAATCATCAATGCCGCACTCAATGATGAGCTTTTCTTCGCTGTGGCTAACCACACATTAACGGTTGTGGAGATTGATGCAGTGTACACCAAACCATTCACAGCCACAGCCATTATGGTAGCTCCTGGTCAAACTACCAATGTTCTGCTCACTGCAAATCAAGTTCCTGACTCCTCCGGCACGTTTCTAATGGCAGCCTGGCCTTATCTCACTTCcgtttttccttttgataaTTCTACCACAGCTGGCTTCTTGCGTTACAAAAACACAGTGACTGAAAACATTAAGCATCCGCAGAAGATGCCTAGTACTTTTGAACCAAACAAATACAACCTTCCTAAAATGGAAGACACCATGTTTGTGACTAAATTTTCTGACAAGCTCAGAAGCCTGGCATCTCCTCAGTATCCATGCACTGTGCCTAAAACTATCGACAAGCGAGTTGTGACAGTTGTAAGCCTTAACCTTCAAGACTGTCCGGCTAACAAAACCTGCAAGGGGTATGAAGACAAGAGATTCTTTGCTTCAATGAACAACCAGTCCTTTGTCCGTCCCTCCTTGTCAATATTGGAATCTCATTACAACAAACTCCGAAACAATGAGTACTCCACCGATTTCCCAGAAAAGCCTTTAAAGCCATTTGATTATACAGGGGTGGATCCAGCATCAGAGAACATGAACACTCAATTCAGTACAAAAATTTTGGAAGTCCCTTATGGCACAAATTTAGAAATTGTGCTGCAGGGTACAAGTTTTCTTAATGTGGAGAACCATCCAATTCATGTTCATGGCCACAACTTCTTCATAGTGGGAAGGGGGTTTGGGAACTTCAATGTTGCCAAGGATCCAACAAAATACAATCTAATTGACCCTCCAGAAAGAAACACAGTGGCAGTTCCAACTGGAGGATGGGCTGCAATTCGATTCAAGGCCGACAACCCGGGAGTATGGTTCATTCATTGTCATCTTGAAGAGCATACCTCCTGGGGTCTTGCCTCAGGCTTAATTGTCCAAAATGGTCCAAGAGCATCTCAGCGTGTGCTTCCTCCCCCTAAAGATCTTCCCTCATGTTGA